In Chitinivibrionales bacterium, a single window of DNA contains:
- a CDS encoding T9SS type A sorting domain-containing protein, with the protein MHVSRMRWSTDDGRTWSDAKQLPSSDNPLFQENRFIGPEQNPPLEHPNGWFWCSVGAHVSTSNGHIITMIPPDNYDGTGGTSWQYKNTPFNPGNAGQGAFLVIDPDERTNGLYKNVAGVVRDNVNGEVHITYTANGGEFWTSATKLPVSNNIGNRRTALQAGGAAVSLDINGGPSQGRHLACAAGDAMINGTRKLRHVIRMVMSNDAHNWDEILEMRMENAEQADPTLIQTSDRKIHLLWSGRGTGTTPLRHVVMDPDILIGNDPTIAANAILSETSELLKVATTEKSITIVPGNGSFEAAALYTAQGKKVFSISAQSQSTVSTANLQTGMYIVRAYGDNTVLSRAVFIK; encoded by the coding sequence ATGCATGTTTCACGGATGAGGTGGTCGACTGATGATGGTCGTACCTGGTCTGATGCAAAGCAGCTTCCGTCAAGTGACAATCCGCTTTTTCAAGAAAACCGGTTTATCGGGCCCGAGCAGAATCCGCCGCTTGAGCATCCTAATGGATGGTTCTGGTGTTCTGTTGGAGCGCATGTGAGTACATCCAATGGTCATATAATCACCATGATTCCACCTGATAACTATGACGGCACCGGCGGCACATCCTGGCAATACAAGAATACTCCTTTCAATCCCGGTAATGCGGGGCAGGGAGCATTTCTGGTTATAGATCCTGATGAGCGGACTAATGGATTATATAAAAATGTTGCCGGAGTTGTTCGCGATAATGTTAATGGTGAAGTGCATATTACCTATACCGCGAATGGTGGAGAATTCTGGACAAGTGCAACTAAGCTCCCCGTCAGCAATAACATCGGCAACCGCAGAACTGCACTTCAGGCGGGGGGCGCAGCAGTGAGCCTTGATATCAACGGGGGCCCGTCACAGGGCCGGCATCTTGCCTGTGCTGCCGGTGATGCCATGATCAATGGCACCCGGAAGCTCAGGCATGTCATCCGAATGGTCATGAGCAATGATGCCCACAATTGGGATGAAATTTTAGAGATGCGCATGGAAAATGCCGAGCAGGCGGATCCGACTTTGATCCAGACCAGCGATCGAAAAATTCATCTTCTCTGGTCGGGAAGAGGCACCGGGACTACACCGCTCCGGCATGTTGTGATGGATCCTGATATTCTGATCGGAAACGATCCGACCATTGCGGCCAATGCAATATTGTCGGAAACATCGGAATTGCTCAAGGTGGCTACCACAGAAAAATCGATAACTATCGTTCCAGGAAATGGCAGTTTCGAGGCTGCTGCACTCTATACCGCTCAGGGAAAGAAGGTTTTCTCGATTTCAGCTCAATCTCAATCGACTGTCTCAACCGCAAACTTACAGACCGGGATGTATATCGTGAGGGCATATGGTGATAACACTGTTCTTTCTCGAGCTGTGTTCATTAAATAA